A segment of the Chloroflexota bacterium genome:
GAGATGTCGTTGGCCAGCAGATCGAGCTTGAACGGCCCGATGACCGGAATGCCACCGCCGACGCTCGCCTCGTAGGCCACGTCGAGCCCCTTCGCCGCCGCTGCCGCCACGATGGCCGGCCCGTGCTTCGCCATCACTTCCTTGTTGGCGGTGACGACGTGCTTGCCGTTGGCGATGGCCCGCAGGATGTACTCGTGGGCAGGCTGCTCGCCGCCCATCATCTCGGCGACGATGTGGATGTCCGGGTCGTTCAGCACATCGTCCGGGTTGGTGGTGATGTTCAGCCACCCGGCGTCCTGATGCCGGCTCCGGTCGCGGACGAGCACGCCGCTCAGGGCCACCTGCCGCCCGACCCGCCGTGCGATGGTGTCGGCCTTGTCCCGCAGCGTCCGCGCGACACCGCCACCGACGACGCCATGTCCCAGCAGTCCAACGTTGATTGTCTCACTCATGCTATTGAGGCCCTCACCCCCCAGCCCCCTCTCCCTGTGCGCGGGAGAGGGGGAGCGGGTACCTGAATCGCACAGCCAAAGCCGGCGGGATTTCCCAGAGCGTGTTCCGCCCTCGTGTTCGTGTGCATGGGTCTTGCATCGCCCAGAGCGCCACTTTCGAACTGTCGATCGCCCACTCCCCCTCTCCCGCGCACCGGGCGACGATGTCGGCGCAGCCGATATGTGCGCCGCGCAGCGGGCTGGGGGGTGAGGGCTTCCCCCTGAAACTCGTGAGGGCGGGACCGGAGTCCCGCCCTTCGTCTGTGCCGCTTACGCTCGCTCGAACTTGCCCTCTTCGGCGCGTGCTCCCACCCGTGCCTGCTCCAGAGCCGGGTCGGGGTACGGACGCGCGCCTGGCACCACCTGCCAGAACTGGGTCCGGTACGACTCCCAGGCGTCGAGGATCAGGCGCGCGCGCGGGCTGCCCGTCTTGGCGAAGTGCTCGTCGATCAGGGCGTAGAGCTGCTCCAGGTGGTCCAGCTCCATGACCCGCTCGAGGTGCACCATCTCGGGGTTGTACCGCTCCGGCAGCGTATTGTCCGGGTCGAAGACGTAGGCCACGCCGTTCGACATGCCGGCCGCGAAGTTGCGGCCGGTCTCGCCCAGCACCACGACGGTGCCGCCCGTCATGTACTCGCAGCAGTGGTCGCCGGTGCCTTCGACGACCGCCGTCGCGCCGCTGTTCCGCACCGCGAACCGCTCGCCGGCCCGCCCGCTGGCGAACAGCCTGCCGCTGGTCGCGCCGTAGAGCGTCGTGTTGCCGAGGATCACGTTCTCGTGCGGCTCGAAGCTGGCCTCGGCGGACGGCATGATGGCGATCTCGCCGCCGCAGAGGCCCTTCGCCACGTAGTCGTTCGCCTCGCCTTCCAGCACCATACGCATGCCGTTGGTGGCCCAGGCGCCGAAGCTCTGGCCGGCGCTGCCCTTGAAGCGCAGCTCGATGGTGCCATCTGGCAGCCCCGTGCTGCCGTACCGCCGCGCGATCTCGCCGGCCAGCCGTGCGCCAACCGTCCGGTGAGCGTTCTGGATGGTGTACGGCAGCGTCACCCGCTTGCCCGTCTCCAACGCATCCTGAGCGTCGCGGACGATCTCAGGATCGAGCGCCGTATCCGTGGGGCGGATGTTCCGATTCTGGACGTGCAGGCGTGGGCGGGAGCCAGTCGGATCGACCCGCGTCAGGATCGGGGTCAGGTCGAGCAGGCGGCCCCGGTCACCCTCGGGCAGCGTGCGCTCGGCCAGCAGCTCCGGCCGCCCGATGATCTCGTCCAGCTTGCGGAAGCCGAGCGAGGCCAGGATCTCGCGGACTTCCATCGCGACGTGCGTGAAGTAGTGGACAGCCATCTCGGCGGTGCCGTCGAACTTGGCCCGGTAGACCGGATCCTGCGTCGCGACGCCCGTCGGACAGGTGTTCAGGTGACAGGCGCGCGCCATGTCGCAGCCGATGGCCACGACGGCCGCCGTCCCGAACCCGTACTCCTCCGCGCCGAGCATGGCCGCAACGACCACATCCCGCCCGGTCTTGAGGCCGCCGTCCGTGCGGAGGGTGATCCGCCCGCGTAGCTCGTTGAGCACCAGCGTCTGCTGGGTTTCGGCGAGGCCAAGCTCCCACGGCGAGCCGGTGTTCTTGATCGACGAGAGCGGCGAAGCGCCGGTCCCGCCGTCATGACCGCTGATCAGGATGTAGTCGGCGTACGCCTTCGCGACGCCCGCCGCGATGGTGCCAACGCCTGCCGAGGCCACCAGCTTGACGCCGACGCGGGCGCGCGGGTTGGTCATCTTCAGGTCGTAGATCAGCTGGGCGAGGTCTTCAATACTGTAGATGTCGTGGTGGGGCGGCGGCGAGATCAGGGTAATACCAGGGATCGTGAACCGGAGCTTCGCGATCAGGTCGTTGTTCTTGGCCCCGGGCAGCTGGCCGCCCTCGCCGGGCTTGGCCCCCTGCGCCATCTTGATCTCGATCTCGTCGGCCATCATCAGGTACTCGGCGGTCACGCCGAAGCGCGCCGAGGCCACCTGCTTGATCTTGTTGTGCCCGAGATCGCCATGTGCATCCGGCACGTAGTTGACCGGATCCTCGCCGCCCTCGCCCGAGTTCGAGCGCGCGCCGATGCGGTTCATCGCCACAGCCAGCGTGCGGTGCGCCTCTGGCGAGAGCGCGCCAAGCGACATCGCCGTGCTGACGAAACGGCGGCGGATCGACTCGACAGACTCGACCTCGCGCAGCGGGATCGGCGTGCCGGGCTTGAACTCCAGCAGGTCACGCACCGTCATCGGGATGCGGGCATGCACCAGCTTGCTGAACTGCTGGTACGCCTCGTAGTCGTCGTTGCGCGCGGCACTATGGAGCGCCCGCACCACCAGCGGCTGGAAGGCGTGATACTCGCCCTCGCGGCGGAAGCGGATGAAGCCGTAGTCAGGCAGCCGGCCACGCTTCGCGGCCGGGCCTTCGGTGATCGGCTGGGGGTAGCCCGCACCATGCCGCCCGAGAAGGTCCGTGCCGATCTCCGCGAACCCGACGCCGCCGACATCCGAGACCGTCCCGACGAAGCAGTGGTTGACCACCTCCTTCGCCAGCCCGAGCGCCTCGAAGATCTGCGCGCCGCGATAGCTGGAGATCGTCGAGATCCCCATCTTGGACATGATCTTGAACAGGCCCAGCTCCGCCGCGTGGACAAACTGTGCCTGCTGCTTCGCGATGGTCGCCTTGCTGTTGGCCTTCCAGTCCGCCTCGCGCTCGGAGGTGTCCTCGCGCTTCTTCCGGGCGATGACCAGATCCTGCTGGAACTCGGCCTCCAGCTCGGCGGCGATGGTCTCCAGGGCCAGCCAGGGGTGGACCGCCGCCGCGCCATAGCCGATGAGGCAGGCGAAGTGGTGGACGTCCCAGGCGTCGCCGCTCTCCACGATCAGGTCGGCCCGCATGCGGGTGCCCGCCGCGATCAGGTGGTGGTGGACCGCGCCCGTCGCCATCAGCGAGGGGATCGGGGCGCGCTCCTTCGAGACCGCCCGATCCGAGATGATCAGGACCGTGGCGCCCTGGGCCAGGGCGTCGCCAGCGGCAGCGCACAGCCGGTCGACGCCTTTGCGGAGGCCGTCCGGGCCGTCCGCCACGGCGAACGTCGCGTCCAGCGTCTTCGCGACCAGCGAGTCCCGCTTCAGGGTCCGGAGCAGCGCCATCTGCTCCTGCAGCAGCACCGGGCTGACCAGCTCCAGCAGTTTGGCGTGGTCCGGCGTCTCCTCCAGCATCGAGCGGCGCGGGCCGACCAGCGTCCGCAACGACATCACCAGCTCCTCGCGGAGCGGGTCGATGGGCGGGTTGGTCACCTGGGCAAATCGCTGCTTGAAGAAGGCGTAGAGCAGCCGGGGCACCCGCGAGAGGACCGCCATCGGGGTGTCGTCACCCATCGAGAAGATGGGATCTTTCCCATCGGCACCCATCGGGCGGATGATGAACTTCACTTCCTCGGCGGTGTAGCCGAACGCCTGCTGGATCGGCATCAGGTCGGCGGCAGAGGTCGCCGCGCCATCGCCGCCGTGCGCCACAATCTCGCCCGCGCCGTTGGCGTGGCCGTTCAGGTGGGCGTGGCCGTTGGCGCCGTTGGCGTGGCCGTTGGCGTGGCCGTTCAGGCCGTTCCTCTCGCCGATGGGGAGCGTGGCCAGGTCCGCGAGGCTGACCATCGAGCGGGAGACCCACTCGCCGTACGGTCGGCGCTCCGAGATCTCGCGCTTCAGCTCGTCGTTGTGCAGAATGCGGTGACGGACGGTGTCCACGGCCAGCATCTGGCCCGGGCCGAGCCGGCCCTTCTCGACGATATTGGCGTCATCCATGTCCACGACGCCGACCTCGGAGGCGGCCACCACCAGGCCGTCGCGGTCGATCTTGTAGCGTGAGGGGCGCAGGCCGTTGCGGTCCAGCACCGCGCCCACGGTGAAGCCGTCCGTGAACGAGAGGCCAGCCGGCCCGTCCCACGGCTCGATGACAGCATCGTGGAACCGGTAGAAGTCGCGCAGGCGCGGCTCCATCTCCGACATGTTCTCCCAGGCCGGCGGCACCATCATCATCATCGAGTGGAGCACGTCACGCCCGCTCTGCTCGATCAGCTCCAGGACGTTGTCCAGGCTGGCCGAGTCCGAGCCGTTCGGGGAGACAATCGGGCTGAGGGCCGAGAGATCCTGGCCCCAGACCGGCGAGTTGCAGCTGACCTCGCGGGAGCGCATCCAGTTGCGGTTGCCCTGGACCGTGTTGATCTCGCCGTTGTGCGCGAGGAACCGGAACGGCTGGGCCAGGAACCAGTTCGGCAGGGTGTTCGTGGAGTAGCGCTGGTGGAAGATCGCCAGGGCCGTCTCGTAGGACGGATCGCGCAGGTCGGTGTAGAAGGCCGGGAGCTGCGCAGACAGCATCAGCCCCTTGTAGATGACGGTGCGGCTCGACATCGACGGCACGTAGAAGCCCTCGACGCCGTGCTCGGCGATGCGCCGTTCGGCCTCCTTGCGGGCGCGGTACAGCGCGCGCTCGAAGGTGGTGTCATCCACGAGGCCGCTCGGGCGGGCGATGATCACCTGCCGAATCTCCGGCCGCGTATCGAGCGCCTTCTCCCCCAGCGCGCCGATATCGACGGGCACCTCGCGCCACCCGACGACCGTCAAGCCCTGCGACCGCAGCGCGTGATCGACGACGGCCGTACAGAGATCCCGAGCGACAAGGTCGTCGCGCGGGAGGAAGACCATACCCAGCGCCAGGTCTTCGGGCCGGTTGACCATGAAGCCGCGCCGCTCGGCCTCTCGAACGAGGAGCTTGCGCGGAAGCTGCGTCAGGACGCCGCTCCCGTCACCGGTCTTGGCGTCGGCGTCGACGGCGCCACGATGGGTGACGTTGCCGACCGCCTGGAGCGCCTTCACCAGGATGTCGTGACCCTGCTCCCCTGAAACGCGCGCAACGAAGCCGACCCCACAGGCGTCGTGTTCAAACGCCGGTTTGTAGAGCGGCGCGTTGACCCCACCAGCATGCCGAGCGCTCATGCCCTGACCTCACGCCACGCAGACAGACAAAATGACCACCGACAACTGCGACGACGTATCCTCAAGGGAAACAAAAGGCCGGCCCTACTTGCAGTGCCGACCTACTCCCCTGTGGTACCTCGCGCGTTGCACCGTCTCCAGATCACCGCCCGTGTGGTGGAGCCGCGCAACGTCATAGTCAGCGTCGACTATGATTTTTGCGAGTGTACCCTACTTGGGCACGCTGCACAACCCCCCTCGTGCGAAGTTTCCAATGGGATACGGTCCACCCGTCGGTGCGGGAGCGGTCAGGTAACAGTGGTGCGACGACAGCCGAAGTCAGGCAGGCAGCTTTCGTTCGATACGCTGACGCCCCCGGGGGAGCAACAGCCGCCCCTGGTCATTGGCGGGCTGACCGTCGAGGTGCAGCGCAGCGACCGTCGGCGGCGGACGATCAGCGCCCGCGCCGACGGCGACCGCCTGATCCTCCAGGTGCCAGCCGGCCTCTCAGCCGACGAGGAGCGGGGCTGGGCCGAGAAGCTTGGCGCGCGGATCGTGGCGGCCCGCCGCAAGCGCGAGCTGAACTCCGACGAGGATCTGGCGGCGCGCGCGCAGCAGCTCAACGTCCAGTACTTCGAGGGCCGGCTCCGGTTCGTCAGCGTGCGCTACGTCGCGAACCAGCAGCATCGCTTCGGCAGCTGCACGCCGAGTCATGGGACGATCCGGATCTCGGACCGGCTGGCGAAGATGCCGGCCTGGGTCCGTGACGCCGTCCTCGTGCACGAGCTGTCGCACCTGGTCGAGTCGAACCACACGGCCCGCTTCTGGAAGCTGGCGAACCGCTATCCGCTGATGGAGCGCGCCCGCGGCTACCTGATGGCCGTCGGCCTGGACGACGAAGGCGATGGGCCGTAGCTCGAGGGTTTTGGGTCGTGGGTCGTGGGTCGAAGATCGAGGGGAGACGGTCAGCGGGTGAGGTCCTTCGCTGCGCTCAGGATGACAATGGCAACTTGCATGCTTTCACCCGCGACCCTCGATCTACGCCCCTCGATCTACGCCCCTCGACCCTCGACCCTAAAACTCGACATCGACTCGGAACGCCGCGACCTCGTTGGCCGGGTACGCGATGATCAGCGTAGCCTGCGAGTCGCCGATGTTGCGCGCGCCGTGGATCGTGTTGGCCGGGGCCCGCCAGCTGGTGCCAGCATCGACCTCGTCCGTCTCGGTGCCGACGAGGATCTTCAGCTTCCCCTCGACCAGCGTCATCGCCTCTTCGACGAGGTGCGTGTGCGGCGGGATGGTGCCGCCCGGCTCCAGGTAGACGACGCCAGCGGTGATCGCGCCGGAGCCGGTCGCCTTGTCGATGGTGATGCGGCGGGTGACGCCCGGGCCGCGCGTCTCGGCCGGAATGTCTGCGTGCCTGGAAACGCTGACCATGTGTGACCTCCCTCTCAGATCCGAGCAGCGCCCGGCGGTCGGTCTGTAGAGCGGGCGCCCTGCCGATGGCGGGCGGCCCGCGCGGGCCGACAACGATGCCGGGATGCCTCGGATGGGCGAGATGATACGCGGCCGGGAGGGAAAGGGGAATCCTGGCGCTTGACGCCTGCCGTATACTCGGAAACGGCGCGGCAGGCACGCCCTGCGTCCGTGCGCCAGGGGAGTGGTCTGGGTTTGGGAGAGATCGCGGCGAGCACCGACTTCGCCACCGCGACCTCGGCACGACCGAGTGTCACCATTAAGATCGCGCAGACCCTCGACGGACGGATCGCCACGCTGACCGGCCAGTCGCAGTGGATCACCTGCGAGCCGGCCCGCGCGCTCGCGCACGAGCTGCGGGCCACCCACGACGCCGTGCTGGTCGGCATCGGCACCGTCCTCTACGACAATCCTCGCCTGACGGTGCGGATGGTGGACGGCCCCGATCCGCTGCGCGTCGTCGCGGACACCCATCTGCGGATCCCGCTGGACAGCCACCTGCTCGCCGACCGGCCGGACCGCACCATCTGCGTGGTGGGGCCAGACGTTGACCCGGCCCGCGTCGAGGCGGTCCGAGCGCTCGGGGCGCTGGTGATCGTCGGGACGGTGTGTGAGGGCCGCCTCGACCTGGCGGCGATGCTCCAGCAGTTGTACGAACTCGGCATCCGGTCGCTGATGGTAGAGGGCGGCTCGGGGATCATCACGTCGCTGCTGCGCGCGCGCCTGATCGACCGGCTGGTGGTCTGCATTGCGCCGAAGGTGATCGGCGCGGGGCTGGACGCCATCGGTGACCTCGGCATCCGCGAGCTGTCCCAGGCGTTGACCTTCCGGAACACCAGCATCCGGCAGCTCGGCTCGGACATCGTGTTTGAGGGGCTGGTCGAGCGCCCGACGCCGAACGGCGATGCCCGCCACGCCGGGTGACGGCCCCACGCTGTACCCCCGAGCCGTCTGGTTCCCGGCCCCGCTGACGGTCGAGATCCGCGACGAGCCGCTTCGGCCGCCCGGCCCTGGCGAGATCCTGGTCCGGGCCGAGCGCTCGGCCATCAGCGCCGGCACCGAGATGCTGGTCTACCGAGGGCAGATCCCGCCTGAGACGACGCTCGATCTGCCGACCCTGGCCGGCAGCTTCCGCTTCCCCATCAAGTACGGGTACGCCAGCGTCGGGACGGTCGTCGCGCTCGGCCAGGGGGTGGCGGGCGTGGCCGTCGGGCAGCGCGTCTTCTGCCTGCACCCGCACCAGACGGTCTACACCCTCTTGAGCGACCTCGCATGGCCGCTGCCGGACGGCATCCTGCCCGAGCGCGCCGTGCTGGCCGCCAACCTTGAAACGGCGTTGAACGCCCTGCTCGACGTGCCGGTGCGCCTGGGGGAGCGGGTCGCCATCTTCGGGCAGGGGATCGTCGGGCTGCTGATCGGGCTGCTGGCACGGCGGAACGGCGCTGGCCGGGTGGCGGTGGTCGATCCGTTCGCGCGTCGGCGGACGCTCGCGCTCGGGCTGGGCGCGAACGCGGCCCTCGACGCGTCAAGCCTGTCCCCTCCGGAGCTTGCCGAGGCGTTGGCCGAAGCCTGTGGGGGCCGTCCCGATGTCGTCTACGAGGCGAGCGGCAGCCCCGCGGCCTTGCAGAGCGCGCTCGACGCCGTGGCTGACGAGGGCACGGTGACGGTCTGCTCGTGGTACGGCACGAAGCCCGTCGCGCTGGAGCTGGGCGGCCGGTTCCACCGAGGCCGCATCCGCCTGCGCTCGACGCAGGTCGGGCGGGTGCCCCCCGAGCTGGCGGGCCGCTGGAGCTTTGAGCGCCGACGAGCAGCCGTGCTGGAACTGCTGGCGGTCCTGCCCGTTGACCAGATGGTGACGCATCGCGTGCCGTTCGAGGACGCGGCCACGGCGTACCGGCTGGTAGCCGAGCAGCCCGAGGAGACCGTGCAAGTCGTGCTGACCTACGACAACGCCGACCCCACCACCGAGAGTGTGAGAGCCGCCGAGACGGTGACTGCGGACAGGCACGGCCCGCCGGCCGAGCACCCGCCCGCGGAACCCCGGCCGGTGGATCAGGCGTCTGCAGAACCCCAGCCGGCGGAGCGCGCTCGGTGAGCCCGGGCGACCGCCTGCGCGGCATGCTCGATCCGCTCGACCCGGCCGTGCGAGCGTGGTTGCAGCGGGAGCTGCCCCGGCTCGTCCGGGACAGCTACCTGAGCGCGGCCCAGGCGGACCTGATCGCCCGGCGCTACGGCGTCCAGGTGACCGAGGCCGACATCGCGGCAGCCACCGCCGCCGAGCCGGCAGCATCCCCCGAGAGCGCAGCATCCCCTGAGAGCCCGGCTGGCGCAGCCCCGCCCGACGCCGGGCCTGAACCGGGCGCGTCCGCCGCCTCTCCCTCCGAGTCCTGGGGAGCGCCTCCTCCTGCTGGCGCGGCCCCCGGCCGCGCGTCCGGCGCCCCGCTGATGCCGCCGCCCCCCGGCCCGATGCTGGCGCCCGGCCCAACGCTGGCGCCCGGCCCGACGTCGATACCCGGCGCGCTACGTCCACCGGCCCGGGCGGCGCAAGCGGCCCCGGCAGGTCAAACGGGCGCACCGGCGGGGGGCGCGCCGCGCTCCACCCCCTTCGTCGCCGATCACGCCGTCTCCATCGTCCTCTACCTCGGCGCGTTCCTGGTGGTCGCCGCTGTCATCATCTTCCTGGCCTACTCCTGGGACCAGATCTCCGGCGGCATGCGCCTCGCCGCCTTGATGGTACTGACCGGCGGCTTCCTGGGCGCGGCGGCGGTCTGCCTGCCGCGCCCGGCCGTCCGGCCAGCCGGCCGCACCTTCCTGGCGCTCGGCGCGATCCTGGTTCCAGCCAACGTGGCGGCCGTCTATCTCGTCTACTTCTCGCACAGCCCGATCCCGGCCGCCACGTTCTGGCTGCTCGGCGCGTCGACCTCGGGCGTGTTGCACGCGGTCCTGTCGGTCCGCCTCCGCTCGACGGGCTACGCCATCCTGGCCGTGCCGTCGGTGCCGGTGGCCGCCTGCGCGCTCGGCTGGCTGGTCGATCCACACTGGGAGTGGCTGGGCATGTCGGCGGCCCTGGCGCTGGCCCTGCTGGTGACGGCCGCTCGCTTCGGCCCACCGATCCCGCTGGTGCTGACGGCCCGCGTGCTCGGCTCGGGGCTGCTGGTGCTGGCCGCGCTGGTCTCGCTGCCGGCCATCGACGCGCACAACGAGCGCCAGTGGAGCCCGACCGTCGCCTTGATCGCCATGAGCGCGGCGCTGGCCTTCGAGGCGGCCCGGCGCGGCAAGACGTGGTGGTTCGGAGCGGTCGCCGCGCTGGTGACGGGGCCGTTCGTGGCGCTGATACTGGCGATGGAGCAGCGCCATCAGCCGCTGGTGGCGGCGGCCATCGTCGGCGGCTGGCTCTCGGCGGCGGCGGCGCGCTGGCTCCAGCGTCAGCAACGCCTGCTCTGGGCCTGCGCGACCCTGGTCCCCGCCGCCGTCTTCCCGCTGGCAGCCTGGGAGGTTGACCGCTCGTCGCTGATCCTCTTCGCCAGCACCATCGGACTGGTCGGCGTGTTCGCCTGGGTCTTCCGCTCGGTGCTGCCGCTGTACGTCGGCGTGCTGGCCGTCGATGGGCTGTACGTCAAGCTGCTGGACATCTTCGGCTCGTCAGACAGCCCGGGCTGGATGCTCGGGGTAGCCCTCTGGCCGCTGGCCCTGCTCTGGCTGGCCGCCGGCGCGGTGCTGCCGCGCCGACAGGCCGGCCCGGCCTGGGTCGGCGCACTGGTCACGATGGCCGCCGCCGAGCTGATCGCGTGGCCGGAGGCCCGCTGGGCGCTGGTCATTGCCGTCAGCGGACTGGTCGGCAGCATCCTCGGCGCGTGGCGGCCGCGGTTCGCGCCGGTCCTGCTGCTGGCAAGCCTCTGGCTGGTCGGCGCGGGCCTCCACCTGGGCGACCTCCTGGCCTGGGAATGGCCGTGGCGGGCGGTCCTGATCGGCGTCAGCGCCTGGATCCTGTTCGCGGTCTCGATGGTGCGCCCGCCCGGCTTCCCCGCGTCGCGCGCCACGCCTGCCACGCCGAGAGCGCCGCTGCCGGCCGCCGCCCTGTCAGCGGTTGGGGCGTCCACCCTGGGGGACTGGGCACTGCTCGCCCGGCTGGCGGCGCTGGCGGTGGCGGGCCTCGGGATCGTCGTGCTGCTGCCGTCGCTGCCGAATCCGCGTCCCGCCCGCGACGCCTGGCTGATCGCCTCGACGGTCAGCTGGCTGAACGTGGCGGTTCTGCTCGGCGCCTGGGCTTTCCTGGCGCGCGCGTGGCTGCCGGCCTGGGCCGCCGCGCTGGCCGTGGTGCCGGCTCTGCTGAGCGGGGTCGGGCGGCTGCACCCGCAGGACGCGCAGGTGTACGCCGCGCCGGTCGGGCTGTATCTGCTGGCCGCCGGGTTCGCGGGGCGGCGGCAGCGGCAGGGCGTGGTGGCGAACGTACTGGCGGGGGCGGGGCTGGTCACCCTGCTCGGCACGAGCGTGGTGCAGTCGTTCGACCGCGACGGTTTCCTCTACGCGCTGCTGGCCCTGGTCGAGGGGCTGGCGGCGGTGGCCGTCGGCATCGCGCTGCGCTGGCGGGTGATCGTCGCAGTGGGCGTAGCCGGCACGGTCGTCATCGCGCTCCGGCAACTGTTCGACGCCGTCGCGGCTCTGCCCGGCTGGGCGATCCTCGGCGGGAGCGGCATCCTGCTCCTGACGATTGCCGTCGTGCTGCTGCTGGTGCGGGCCCGGCTGGCAGCGGCTGGCCGGGCCGCCGCCGAGCGCTGGAGCCAGTGGGACTGACCGCGCCCCGTGGGACGAACCACACTCCGTGGCAGCCGTGCCGGCGCCGAACCGGTACCATCTCCCGCACGCGGCGCGACGGCCCGAACGCAGGGCTGGCGTCGTGGACCAGATCAGCAAGGGGTGATGGCAGATGCGAGCGGTCTGTCAGCGGGTGAGCCGCGCCAGCGTGACCGTTGACGGCGAGGTCGTCGGGCAGATCGAGCGCGGCTGGCTGGTGCTGCTGGGCGTCGGCCCCCACGACAACGAGGCCGTCGCGGCCCGGGTGGCCGACAAGCTCGTCGGGCTGCGCGTCTTTCCCGACGACGCCGGCAAGATGAACCGCTCGGTGCTGGACGCTGGCGGCGCGGTCCTGGTCGTTTCGCAGTTCACACTGTACGCCGATACCTCGCGCGGGCGGCGGCCGGGCTTCACCGGAGCCGCCCCGCCGGCCGTCGCCGAGCCACTGGTGGCCCGCTTCGCCGCCATGATTCGCCAGCGCGGCCTGCGCGTCGAGACCGGCCGCTTCGGCACGCACATGGATGTCGAGCTGGTCAACGACGGCCCGGTCACCATCGTGCTGACGGACGAGCCAGCCGCCCCTGCCACCCAGGCGCCCCGGTGAGCGCCTCTCCGGAACCGCTCCGCGAGCGCAAGTCGGCTGACTGGTGGGATCAGTTCTGGCAGCGACCGCTCGCGGCGACCGGCCGGCTGCTTACCTGCCGGCGGACCGCCGAGGAGACCCTGCGGCTGCTCGGCCCGACCCTCGCGCGGTTGCCGGCCGGGCGCAGGCTGCGGGTGCTCGATCTCGGCTGCGGCCACGGCGACCTGACGCCGCTGCTCCTGAACGAGTCGCGGTTGGAGATCGTGGCCGTCGATCTCTCGGCGGCGGCGCTCGGTCAGTTTCGGGCGCGGCAGGCCGGCCGCCTGCCAGATCGGCTCAGGCTCACCCGGGCCAGCGTCTACGAGCTGCCGTTCGCAGATGCCGCGTTCGACGTGGTCGTCAGCTTCGGCTACGCCAGCGCCGCCTCGTATGCCGGCGCGGAGTCCGAGGTTGCGCGCGTGCTGCGGCCCGGCGGCCTCGCCATCATCGACTTCGTCAGCCCGAGCCTGTACCGCTGGGTCGCCGCGCCCAGGGCCACCGCGCGCTGGCTTCAGCGCTACCGCGATCCGTCCCAGGAGCAGTACCACTTCGGGCGGCTCGGCCTGCGGGAGCACTTCGCACCGGCCCGCTTGCACCTGGAGGCGGTCAGCTACCTGAACGCCTACCCGCCGCTCGAACGGCTGGCCGGGCAGCCCTGGTGTGGGCTGCTCGACCGCGCGCTCTCACGGCTGGCCGGGCCGCTGCTGGGCCGGGTGCTGCTGGCGCGCCTGCGCCGCCGCTGAACCAGGAGCACGAGTGGCCTGCGCCGCGGCTAGCTTGCCCGGGCCACGAAGTTCAGCTCCACCCCGAGCTGATCCGAGACGCCGGTCACGGATGGCACCTGCGGGATGCTCACGCCCCAGTCAGCGTAGCGAATGGTCGTCTTCGCGATGCCCTCGAGCTGGTTGGCAGCGGTCGGCGTCACCGTCACATCAAACGTTGCCTCGCGGTCGGTGCCCTTGATGTTCAGGTTGCCAACCATCTGGAAGGTGATCGGCTGGCCGACCGTCGCCGCGTCCGGCAGCCCGACCATCCTGGTGGGCGTGAAGGTGATGTACTCATGCTGCTCGGTCTGGAGGATCTGGTTCTGCAGCATCCGGTTGCGCCCCTCGGCGTCGGTGGTCAGCGTGCGAGCGTTGACCCGGATCGCGCCGACGTTCGCCGCGTCGATGTCCCTAAGGTCAGCGGCGATCTGGCCTGCGACCTGGCTGGTGGTCCCGACGACGGTCTTCGGCGAGCCGCGCAGCACCTCGTCGATAATGAACTTCGCGGTCGACGCGTTCGGGTCGATCTGGTAGACGGTCTGGCTGGCGGCGGACGTCTTCGCGACGGGCGCGGCAGCGATCGGCGCGCTGGCCTGGGCCGGCGGCTTGAAGATGCTCCAACCGACCATTCCGACTGCCATGACGACCGCTACGAATCCTGCGCCAAGAATCAGCTTCATGCAGCATGCTCCTCAAAGTAGGTTCTGGGAAGGACGGCCAACTGGGCGTCGCGACCGTCCACGCAACAGGC
Coding sequences within it:
- a CDS encoding M48 family metallopeptidase; translated protein: MPSAHALTSRHADRQNDHRQLRRRILKGNKRPALLAVPTYSPVVPRALHRLQITARVVEPRNVIVSVDYDFCECTLLGHAAQPPSCEVSNGIRSTRRCGSGQVTVVRRQPKSGRQLSFDTLTPPGEQQPPLVIGGLTVEVQRSDRRRRTISARADGDRLILQVPAGLSADEERGWAEKLGARIVAARRKRELNSDEDLAARAQQLNVQYFEGRLRFVSVRYVANQQHRFGSCTPSHGTIRISDRLAKMPAWVRDAVLVHELSHLVESNHTARFWKLANRYPLMERARGYLMAVGLDDEGDGP
- a CDS encoding cupin domain-containing protein, producing MVSVSRHADIPAETRGPGVTRRITIDKATGSGAITAGVVYLEPGGTIPPHTHLVEEAMTLVEGKLKILVGTETDEVDAGTSWRAPANTIHGARNIGDSQATLIIAYPANEVAAFRVDVEF
- the gltB gene encoding glutamate synthase large subunit, producing the protein MSARHAGGVNAPLYKPAFEHDACGVGFVARVSGEQGHDILVKALQAVGNVTHRGAVDADAKTGDGSGVLTQLPRKLLVREAERRGFMVNRPEDLALGMVFLPRDDLVARDLCTAVVDHALRSQGLTVVGWREVPVDIGALGEKALDTRPEIRQVIIARPSGLVDDTTFERALYRARKEAERRIAEHGVEGFYVPSMSSRTVIYKGLMLSAQLPAFYTDLRDPSYETALAIFHQRYSTNTLPNWFLAQPFRFLAHNGEINTVQGNRNWMRSREVSCNSPVWGQDLSALSPIVSPNGSDSASLDNVLELIEQSGRDVLHSMMMMVPPAWENMSEMEPRLRDFYRFHDAVIEPWDGPAGLSFTDGFTVGAVLDRNGLRPSRYKIDRDGLVVAASEVGVVDMDDANIVEKGRLGPGQMLAVDTVRHRILHNDELKREISERRPYGEWVSRSMVSLADLATLPIGERNGLNGHANGHANGANGHAHLNGHANGAGEIVAHGGDGAATSAADLMPIQQAFGYTAEEVKFIIRPMGADGKDPIFSMGDDTPMAVLSRVPRLLYAFFKQRFAQVTNPPIDPLREELVMSLRTLVGPRRSMLEETPDHAKLLELVSPVLLQEQMALLRTLKRDSLVAKTLDATFAVADGPDGLRKGVDRLCAAAGDALAQGATVLIISDRAVSKERAPIPSLMATGAVHHHLIAAGTRMRADLIVESGDAWDVHHFACLIGYGAAAVHPWLALETIAAELEAEFQQDLVIARKKREDTSEREADWKANSKATIAKQQAQFVHAAELGLFKIMSKMGISTISSYRGAQIFEALGLAKEVVNHCFVGTVSDVGGVGFAEIGTDLLGRHGAGYPQPITEGPAAKRGRLPDYGFIRFRREGEYHAFQPLVVRALHSAARNDDYEAYQQFSKLVHARIPMTVRDLLEFKPGTPIPLREVESVESIRRRFVSTAMSLGALSPEAHRTLAVAMNRIGARSNSGEGGEDPVNYVPDAHGDLGHNKIKQVASARFGVTAEYLMMADEIEIKMAQGAKPGEGGQLPGAKNNDLIAKLRFTIPGITLISPPPHHDIYSIEDLAQLIYDLKMTNPRARVGVKLVASAGVGTIAAGVAKAYADYILISGHDGGTGASPLSSIKNTGSPWELGLAETQQTLVLNELRGRITLRTDGGLKTGRDVVVAAMLGAEEYGFGTAAVVAIGCDMARACHLNTCPTGVATQDPVYRAKFDGTAEMAVHYFTHVAMEVREILASLGFRKLDEIIGRPELLAERTLPEGDRGRLLDLTPILTRVDPTGSRPRLHVQNRNIRPTDTALDPEIVRDAQDALETGKRVTLPYTIQNAHRTVGARLAGEIARRYGSTGLPDGTIELRFKGSAGQSFGAWATNGMRMVLEGEANDYVAKGLCGGEIAIMPSAEASFEPHENVILGNTTLYGATSGRLFASGRAGERFAVRNSGATAVVEGTGDHCCEYMTGGTVVVLGETGRNFAAGMSNGVAYVFDPDNTLPERYNPEMVHLERVMELDHLEQLYALIDEHFAKTGSPRARLILDAWESYRTQFWQVVPGARPYPDPALEQARVGARAEEGKFERA